The following are from one region of the Achromobacter xylosoxidans genome:
- the pheA gene encoding prephenate dehydratase gives MDDDLQRKLLPLRQRIDALDAQILDLLTQRASAALEVGEAKHAANADGPVLRPEREAEVIRRLQQTNPGPFPNTGVAAVWTEIISACRGLERGMTVAFLGPQGSFSEQAAQEHFGHAVQKLPCASFDEVFRAVEAGQADVGMVPVENSTEGAVNRSLDLLLNTPLKILGERSLVIRHCLMSQSGSMDGIKTISAHPQALAQCQGWLTRNYPDVARVAASSNSEAARAAAGDPSIAAIAGEVAAPAWNLQIVAAGIQDDPHNRTRFLAIGNIEPLVSGKDKTSLILAVPNRAGAVYEMLAPLAANGVSMTRFESRPARTGQWEYYFYVDVLGHRNDPNVERALAALQAQVAYLKVLGSYPAP, from the coding sequence ATGGATGACGATCTGCAGCGCAAGCTGCTCCCCCTGCGTCAGCGCATCGACGCGTTGGACGCCCAGATCCTCGACCTCCTGACGCAGCGCGCAAGCGCCGCGCTGGAAGTGGGCGAGGCCAAGCACGCCGCGAATGCCGATGGCCCCGTGTTGCGCCCCGAGCGCGAAGCCGAGGTCATCCGCCGTCTGCAACAGACCAATCCCGGCCCGTTCCCGAACACCGGCGTGGCCGCGGTCTGGACCGAAATCATCTCGGCCTGCCGCGGCCTGGAGCGCGGCATGACGGTCGCCTTCCTGGGGCCGCAGGGCTCGTTCTCGGAGCAGGCCGCGCAGGAGCATTTCGGCCACGCCGTGCAGAAGCTGCCGTGCGCTTCGTTCGATGAAGTGTTCCGCGCCGTCGAGGCGGGGCAGGCCGACGTCGGCATGGTCCCGGTCGAGAACTCCACCGAAGGCGCGGTCAACCGCAGCCTGGATCTGCTGCTGAACACACCGCTGAAGATCCTGGGCGAGCGTTCGCTGGTGATACGCCACTGCCTGATGTCGCAGTCCGGCAGCATGGACGGCATCAAGACGATTTCCGCGCACCCGCAGGCGCTGGCCCAGTGCCAGGGCTGGCTCACGCGCAACTATCCCGACGTGGCCCGCGTGGCCGCGTCCAGCAATTCCGAGGCCGCGCGCGCGGCAGCCGGCGACCCGAGCATCGCGGCGATCGCCGGCGAAGTGGCGGCGCCCGCCTGGAACCTGCAGATCGTGGCCGCAGGCATTCAGGACGACCCGCACAACCGCACGCGCTTCCTGGCGATCGGCAACATCGAACCGCTGGTCAGCGGCAAGGACAAGACCAGCCTGATCCTGGCCGTGCCGAACCGCGCTGGCGCCGTCTACGAAATGCTGGCGCCGCTGGCGGCCAACGGCGTGTCCATGACGCGCTTCGAGTCGCGGCCGGCCCGTACCGGCCAGTGGGAATACTATTTTTATGTGGACGTCCTGGGTCACCGCAATGATCCGAACGTTGAACGCGCCCTGGCCGCCTTGCAGGCGCAGGTTGCCTACCTGAAAGTGCTGGGTTCCTACCCGGCGCCGTGA
- the aroA gene encoding 3-phosphoshikimate 1-carboxyvinyltransferase, whose amino-acid sequence MGALPYLDLPRVRQARGVIALPGSKSISNRVLLLSAIAEGSTVITGLLDSDDTRVMLGALRQLGVQVSELEAGSVTVQGLRRFPVESADLFMGNAGTAIRPLTAALALMGGDYRLSGVPRMHERPIGDLVDALKGLGASIDYLGQPGYPPLHIGRGDIAADAVTRVQGSVSSQFLTALLMAAPLQAGRSGKPVTIEVLGELISKPYIEITLNLMARFGVQVRRDGWSRFVIDGGAAYRSPGRIAVEGDASTASYFLALGAIGGGPLRVTGVGADSIQGDVAFADTLAEMGATVTYGPDWIEVSGARVAQGERLKAFDTDFNLIPDAAMTAAALALYADGPCRLRNIGSWRVKETDRIHAMQTELEKLGARVESGPDWLRVTPPAQDAWRDAHIGTWDDHRMAMCFSLAAFGPAAVRILDPGCVSKTFPGYFDVYAGLVAA is encoded by the coding sequence ATGGGCGCTTTGCCTTATCTCGATCTGCCGCGCGTGCGGCAAGCGCGGGGCGTGATTGCCCTGCCGGGTTCCAAGAGCATTTCCAATCGCGTGCTGCTGCTGTCCGCCATCGCCGAGGGCAGCACGGTCATCACCGGTTTGCTGGATTCCGACGACACCCGCGTCATGCTGGGCGCCTTGCGCCAGCTGGGCGTGCAGGTGTCGGAACTGGAAGCGGGCAGCGTCACGGTGCAGGGCTTGCGCCGCTTTCCGGTGGAAAGCGCCGACCTGTTCATGGGCAACGCCGGCACCGCGATCCGGCCGCTGACCGCGGCGCTGGCGCTGATGGGCGGCGACTACCGTCTGTCGGGCGTGCCGCGCATGCATGAGCGTCCCATCGGCGATCTGGTCGATGCGCTCAAGGGTTTGGGCGCCAGCATCGACTACCTGGGCCAGCCTGGCTATCCGCCGCTGCACATCGGCCGCGGCGACATCGCGGCGGATGCTGTCACGCGGGTGCAGGGTTCTGTGTCCAGCCAGTTCCTCACCGCCTTGCTGATGGCCGCGCCGCTGCAAGCCGGCCGCAGCGGCAAGCCGGTCACGATCGAAGTGCTGGGCGAGCTCATCTCCAAGCCCTACATCGAGATCACGCTGAACCTGATGGCGCGCTTCGGCGTGCAGGTGCGGCGCGACGGCTGGAGCCGTTTCGTCATCGACGGCGGGGCCGCCTATCGCAGCCCCGGGCGGATCGCGGTCGAAGGCGACGCCTCGACGGCTTCCTATTTCCTGGCGCTGGGCGCGATCGGCGGCGGGCCGCTGCGCGTGACCGGCGTGGGCGCGGACAGCATCCAGGGCGATGTCGCCTTTGCCGACACGCTGGCCGAGATGGGCGCCACTGTGACCTACGGCCCCGACTGGATCGAGGTGTCGGGCGCGCGCGTCGCCCAGGGCGAACGCCTGAAGGCCTTCGACACCGATTTCAACCTGATCCCGGATGCCGCCATGACCGCGGCGGCCCTGGCGCTGTATGCCGACGGCCCGTGCCGCCTGCGCAACATCGGCAGCTGGCGCGTCAAGGAAACCGACCGCATCCACGCCATGCAGACCGAGCTGGAAAAGCTAGGTGCGCGGGTGGAATCGGGGCCGGATTGGCTGCGCGTGACGCCGCCGGCGCAGGACGCCTGGCGCGACGCGCACATCGGCACCTGGGACGACCACCGCATGGCGA
- the gyrA gene encoding DNA gyrase subunit A: protein MDSFAKETLPVSLEEEMRRSYLDYAMSVIVGRALPDVRDGLKPVHRRVLYAMHELNNDWNRAYKKSARIVGDVIGKYHPHGDQSVYDTIVRMAQDFSMRYMLVDGQGNFGSIDGDNAAAMRYTEIRLAKIAHELLADIDQETVDFGPNYDGSEQEPLLLPSRLPNLLVNGSSGIAVGMATNIPPHNLQEVVDGCLYCLRNPGCSVDELMELIPAPDFPTGGIIYGMSGVREGYRTGRGRVIMRAKTHFEDMEKGNRQAIVVDAIPYQVNKKTLQERIAELVNDKKIEGISDIRDESDKDGMRLVIELKRGEVPEVVLNNLYKNTQLQDTFGMNLVALVDGQPRLLNLKQMIDYFLQHRREVVTRRTVFQLRKARERGHVLEGLAVALANIDDFIAIIKAAPTPPVARQELMAKSWDSSLVREMLSRADGDTPGGRAAFRPDDLGAEFGLQGDGLYRLSDTQAQEILNMRLQRLTGLEQDKIVGEYKDIMSTIADLLDILARPERITTIIGEELQAIKAEFSTGAKDTRRSEIELNATELDTEDLITPTDMVVTLSHGGYIKSQPLSEYRSQKRGGRGKQATAMKENDWIDQLFIANTHDFLLCFSNRGRVYWLKVWEVPQGTRNSRGKPIVNMFPLAEGEKITVVLPVKEFSEDHYVFMATSRGTVKKTPLSDFSNPRKAGIIAVDLDDGDYLIGADLTDGQHDVMLFSDAGKAVRFDENDVRPMGRNARGVRGMMLEDTQTVIALLVAGDETQSVLTATENGYGKRTPITEYTRHGRGTKGMIAIQTSSRNGKVVGAVLVMPSDEIMLITTGGVLVRTRVSEIREMGRATQGVTLINVDDGSSLSGVRRVVESDADDDGDLGEDGQDADGGDDNGAADSTDSTEPTEQ, encoded by the coding sequence ATGGATTCCTTTGCCAAGGAGACGCTTCCGGTATCGCTGGAAGAAGAGATGCGCCGCAGTTACCTCGATTACGCGATGAGCGTGATCGTCGGGCGGGCGCTACCGGATGTGCGGGACGGCCTCAAGCCTGTCCACCGGCGCGTGCTCTACGCGATGCACGAACTGAACAACGACTGGAACCGCGCCTATAAGAAGTCGGCGCGTATCGTCGGGGACGTCATCGGTAAATACCACCCCCACGGCGACCAGTCCGTCTACGACACCATCGTCCGCATGGCGCAGGATTTTTCCATGCGCTACATGCTGGTCGACGGCCAGGGCAACTTCGGCTCGATCGACGGCGATAACGCCGCGGCGATGCGTTACACCGAAATCCGCCTGGCCAAGATCGCCCACGAATTGCTGGCCGATATCGACCAGGAAACGGTGGACTTTGGCCCCAATTACGACGGCAGCGAACAAGAACCGCTGCTGTTGCCGTCGCGCCTGCCCAACCTGCTGGTCAACGGCAGCTCGGGCATCGCGGTGGGCATGGCCACCAACATTCCGCCCCACAACCTCCAGGAAGTGGTCGACGGCTGCCTGTACTGCCTGCGCAATCCCGGCTGCTCGGTCGATGAGCTCATGGAGCTCATCCCGGCCCCCGATTTCCCCACCGGCGGCATCATCTACGGCATGTCCGGCGTGCGCGAAGGCTATCGCACCGGTCGCGGCCGCGTCATCATGCGCGCCAAGACCCACTTCGAAGACATGGAGAAGGGCAACCGCCAGGCCATCGTGGTCGACGCGATCCCCTACCAGGTCAACAAGAAGACGCTGCAGGAACGCATCGCCGAGCTCGTCAACGACAAGAAGATCGAAGGCATCTCGGACATCCGCGACGAGTCGGACAAGGACGGGATGCGCCTGGTCATCGAGCTCAAGCGCGGCGAGGTTCCCGAGGTTGTCCTGAACAACCTCTATAAGAACACGCAACTGCAAGACACCTTCGGGATGAACCTGGTGGCGCTGGTCGACGGCCAGCCCCGCCTGCTCAACCTGAAGCAGATGATCGACTACTTCCTGCAGCATCGCCGCGAAGTGGTCACGCGCCGCACGGTGTTCCAACTGCGCAAGGCCCGCGAACGCGGCCACGTGCTGGAAGGCCTGGCCGTCGCGCTCGCCAACATCGACGATTTCATCGCCATCATCAAGGCGGCGCCGACCCCCCCGGTCGCGCGCCAGGAACTGATGGCGAAGTCGTGGGATTCGTCGCTGGTGCGCGAAATGCTGTCGCGCGCCGACGGCGATACGCCGGGAGGCCGCGCGGCCTTCCGTCCGGACGACCTGGGCGCCGAGTTCGGCCTCCAGGGCGACGGCCTGTACCGCCTGAGCGACACGCAGGCCCAGGAAATCCTGAACATGCGCCTGCAACGCCTGACCGGGCTGGAGCAGGACAAGATCGTCGGCGAATACAAGGACATCATGTCCACCATCGCCGACCTGCTGGATATCCTGGCGCGCCCCGAGCGCATCACCACGATCATTGGCGAAGAGCTGCAGGCCATCAAGGCGGAGTTCTCGACCGGCGCGAAGGATACGCGCCGCTCGGAAATCGAACTCAACGCCACCGAGCTCGACACCGAAGACCTGATCACCCCGACCGACATGGTCGTGACCCTGTCGCACGGCGGCTACATCAAGAGCCAGCCGCTGTCCGAGTACCGCTCGCAAAAGCGTGGCGGACGCGGCAAGCAGGCCACGGCCATGAAGGAAAACGACTGGATCGACCAGTTGTTCATCGCCAACACGCACGACTTCCTGCTGTGCTTCTCCAACCGCGGCCGCGTGTACTGGCTGAAGGTCTGGGAAGTGCCGCAAGGCACGCGCAATTCGCGCGGCAAGCCCATCGTCAACATGTTCCCGTTGGCCGAAGGCGAGAAGATCACCGTGGTGTTGCCGGTCAAGGAATTCAGCGAAGACCACTACGTCTTCATGGCGACCTCGCGCGGTACGGTCAAGAAGACCCCGCTGTCCGACTTCTCCAACCCGCGCAAGGCCGGCATCATCGCCGTGGACCTGGACGACGGCGACTACCTGATTGGCGCCGACCTGACCGACGGCCAGCATGACGTCATGCTGTTCTCGGACGCCGGCAAGGCCGTGCGCTTCGACGAGAACGACGTGCGTCCGATGGGCCGCAACGCCCGTGGCGTGCGCGGCATGATGCTGGAAGACACCCAGACCGTCATCGCGCTGCTCGTGGCTGGCGACGAAACGCAAAGCGTGCTGACCGCCACCGAAAACGGTTACGGCAAGCGCACGCCGATCACCGAGTACACGCGCCACGGCCGCGGCACCAAGGGCATGATCGCCATCCAGACCAGCTCGCGCAACGGCAAGGTCGTGGGCGCCGTGCTGGTCATGCCTTCGGACGAGATCATGCTGATCACGACCGGCGGCGTGCTGGTGCGCACCCGCGTCTCTGAAATCCGCGAAATGGGCCGCGCCACGCAAGGCGTCACGCTCATCAACGTCGACGACGGCAGTTCCCTGTCCGGCGTGCGTCGCGTCGTGGAAAGCGATGCGGACGATGACGGCGACCTGGGCGAAGACGGCCAGGACGCGGATGGCGGCGACGACAACGGCGCTGCGGACTCGACGGATTCGACGGAACCTACGGAGCAATAA
- the ubiG gene encoding bifunctional 2-polyprenyl-6-hydroxyphenol methylase/3-demethylubiquinol 3-O-methyltransferase UbiG produces MTTQTHDTARPAINADQAEIDKFGALASRWWDPESEFKPLHAINPLRLEWIQECAGSLAGKKVLDVGCGGGILSEAMARSGAEVTGIDLADKSLKVARLHGLESGVKVEYRKVPVEELAAEQPGQYDVVTCMEMLEHVPDPASVVRACSTLVKPGGWVFFSTLNRNPKSFLFAIVGAEYVLRLLPRGTHSYDQFIKPSELSAAARGANLEPVSMRGMEYNPITQIYTLSSDTSVNYLMATRK; encoded by the coding sequence ATGACTACGCAAACTCACGACACCGCCCGCCCCGCCATCAACGCCGACCAGGCCGAAATCGACAAGTTCGGCGCCCTGGCCAGCCGCTGGTGGGATCCCGAAAGCGAGTTCAAGCCTCTGCACGCCATCAACCCGCTGCGGCTGGAATGGATCCAGGAATGCGCAGGCAGCCTGGCGGGCAAGAAGGTGCTGGACGTGGGCTGCGGCGGCGGCATCCTGTCCGAAGCCATGGCGCGCAGCGGCGCCGAGGTCACCGGCATCGACCTGGCCGACAAGTCCCTGAAGGTGGCTCGCCTGCATGGCCTGGAATCCGGCGTGAAGGTGGAGTACCGCAAGGTTCCCGTAGAGGAACTCGCAGCGGAACAACCCGGTCAGTACGACGTGGTGACCTGCATGGAAATGCTGGAACACGTGCCGGACCCGGCGTCCGTCGTGCGCGCCTGCTCGACCCTGGTCAAACCGGGCGGCTGGGTGTTCTTTTCGACGCTGAACCGTAATCCCAAGTCCTTCCTGTTCGCCATCGTGGGCGCCGAATATGTCCTGCGCCTGCTGCCGCGCGGCACGCACAGCTATGACCAGTTCATCAAGCCCAGCGAGCTGTCGGCGGCCGCGCGCGGCGCCAACCTGGAACCGGTCAGCATGCGCGGCATGGAATACAACCCGATCACCCAGATCTACACCCTGTCGTCCGACACCTCGGTCAACTACCTGATGGCTACCCGCAAATGA
- the ompA gene encoding outer membrane protein OmpA, which yields MNKPSKFALALAFAAVTASGVASAQTVDNWRNPFGDVWKNGTNELCWRDAFWTPATGIPGCDGVPVAQQKAKPAPMAAKVVFNADTFFDFDKSTLKPEGRQLLDQVAQQARGIDLETIIAVGHTDSIGTEAYNQKLSERRAASVKTYLVSKGIDPNRIYTEGKGELNPIASNKTKEGRAQNRRVEIEIVGSRK from the coding sequence ATGAACAAACCCTCCAAATTCGCTCTGGCGCTCGCCTTCGCCGCCGTCACGGCCTCTGGTGTAGCTTCCGCGCAAACCGTGGACAACTGGCGCAACCCGTTCGGTGACGTTTGGAAGAACGGCACGAACGAACTGTGCTGGCGCGATGCATTCTGGACCCCGGCCACCGGCATCCCCGGTTGCGACGGCGTTCCGGTTGCACAACAGAAGGCGAAGCCGGCCCCGATGGCGGCCAAGGTCGTGTTCAATGCTGACACGTTCTTCGACTTCGACAAGTCGACGCTGAAGCCCGAAGGCCGTCAGCTGCTGGACCAAGTCGCCCAGCAAGCTCGCGGTATCGACCTCGAAACCATCATTGCTGTGGGCCACACCGACTCGATCGGTACGGAAGCCTACAACCAGAAGCTGTCCGAGCGCCGCGCCGCTTCGGTCAAGACCTACCTGGTCAGCAAGGGTATCGACCCGAACCGTATCTACACGGAAGGCAAGGGTGAGCTGAACCCGATCGCTTCCAACAAGACGAAGGAAGGCCGCGCCCAAAACCGTCGCGTTGAGATCGAAATCGTGGGTAGCCGCAAGTAA
- the serC gene encoding 3-phosphoserine/phosphohydroxythreonine transaminase, whose amino-acid sequence MARPWNFSAGPSALPEVVLQQAAAEMLDWHGSGMSVMEMSHRGKHFVQICDEAESDLRDLLGLPADYAVMFMQGGGSGENAIVPMNLMGRRGTPAADFVVTGHWSKRSYKEAGRYGSTHVAASSEQAIQLDGREQAPLTWVPPVDTWQVRQDSAYLHLCSNETIGGVEFMDWPDTAALGAPDVPLVVDASSHFLSRPMDVTRCGMMYAGAQKNAGPAGVTMVIARRDLIGHALPICPSAFDYANVAAEHSRYNTPPTFAIYVAGLVFKWVKANGGVAGMEAANKAKADLLYGYLDSTSFYRNPIHAPVRSRMNVPFVLRDESLNDAFLQGADAAGLTQLKGHKSVGGMRASIYNAVPLAGVAALVEYLKEFERRYG is encoded by the coding sequence ATGGCCCGCCCCTGGAACTTCTCGGCAGGCCCCTCGGCCTTGCCCGAGGTGGTGCTGCAGCAAGCCGCTGCGGAAATGCTGGACTGGCACGGCAGCGGCATGTCCGTGATGGAAATGAGCCATCGCGGCAAGCATTTCGTGCAGATCTGCGATGAAGCCGAGTCCGATCTGCGTGACCTGCTTGGACTGCCGGCGGATTACGCCGTCATGTTCATGCAGGGCGGCGGTTCCGGGGAAAACGCCATCGTCCCCATGAATCTCATGGGACGCCGCGGTACGCCGGCGGCCGACTTCGTCGTGACGGGCCATTGGTCCAAGCGTTCGTACAAGGAAGCCGGCCGCTACGGCAGCACCCATGTGGCGGCAAGCAGCGAGCAGGCCATCCAGCTGGATGGCCGCGAGCAGGCGCCGCTGACCTGGGTGCCGCCGGTCGATACCTGGCAAGTGCGCCAGGATTCGGCCTATCTGCACCTGTGCAGCAATGAAACCATCGGCGGCGTCGAGTTCATGGACTGGCCCGACACCGCCGCGCTGGGCGCCCCCGACGTGCCGCTGGTCGTCGACGCGTCCTCGCATTTCCTGTCGCGTCCGATGGACGTGACGCGCTGCGGCATGATGTACGCTGGCGCGCAGAAGAACGCCGGCCCGGCGGGCGTGACCATGGTCATCGCGCGCCGCGACCTGATCGGCCACGCCTTGCCGATCTGCCCGTCCGCGTTCGACTACGCCAACGTGGCAGCCGAACACTCGCGCTACAACACCCCGCCCACCTTCGCCATCTACGTCGCCGGCCTGGTGTTCAAGTGGGTCAAGGCCAATGGCGGCGTGGCCGGCATGGAAGCCGCGAACAAGGCCAAGGCCGATCTGCTGTACGGCTATCTGGACAGCACCAGCTTCTACCGCAACCCCATTCACGCACCCGTGCGTTCGCGCATGAACGTGCCGTTCGTGCTGCGCGACGAATCGCTCAACGACGCCTTCCTGCAAGGCGCGGACGCGGCCGGCCTGACGCAGCTCAAGGGCCACAAGAGCGTGGGCGGCATGCGCGCCTCGATCTACAACGCGGTGCCCCTGGCCGGGGTCGCGGCGCTGGTCGAGTACCTCAAGGAATTCGAGCGTCGCTATGGATGA
- a CDS encoding prephenate dehydrogenase, which yields MNDASPKSDQGAAGPLIPVLAVVGVGLIGGSFAAALRQAGQVGRVLGVGRNAQSLARAIELGLIDEAASAEEAAARADLILLATPVGGLGDVLSRMRAHLRSDTVLTDGGSTKAEVVEAARVALGDRVAQFVPGHPIAGAERSGPEAADAGLYRKRTVILTPLAENGESSLELVRRAWQACGADVIDMDADAHDRVLASVSHLPHLLSAVYMEQVADAADAATRLALAGSGFRDFTRIAAGSPEMWRDIFLSNRDAMLAELADVRAVLDRAERAIADGDGAALLTLLDTAARARRNWRKE from the coding sequence ATGAACGACGCGTCACCGAAATCCGATCAGGGGGCCGCTGGCCCCCTGATTCCTGTATTGGCCGTCGTAGGAGTGGGCCTGATCGGCGGATCCTTCGCCGCGGCCTTGCGCCAGGCGGGGCAGGTGGGCCGGGTGCTGGGAGTAGGGCGCAACGCGCAATCGCTGGCCCGCGCCATTGAATTGGGCTTGATCGACGAGGCTGCTTCGGCCGAGGAAGCCGCGGCGCGCGCCGATTTGATCCTGCTGGCGACGCCAGTGGGCGGGTTGGGCGACGTGCTGTCGCGCATGCGTGCGCATCTGCGCTCCGATACCGTGCTGACGGATGGGGGCAGTACCAAGGCCGAAGTGGTCGAGGCCGCGCGGGTCGCGCTGGGCGATCGCGTCGCGCAATTCGTGCCTGGCCATCCCATCGCCGGCGCCGAACGCAGCGGACCCGAGGCGGCCGATGCCGGCCTGTACCGTAAGCGCACCGTGATCCTGACGCCCTTGGCCGAGAACGGCGAGTCGTCCCTGGAGCTGGTGCGCCGCGCGTGGCAGGCTTGCGGAGCCGATGTGATCGACATGGACGCCGACGCCCATGACCGGGTGCTGGCCTCGGTCAGCCATCTGCCGCATCTGCTGTCGGCGGTATACATGGAACAGGTGGCCGACGCCGCCGACGCCGCCACGCGCCTGGCGCTGGCAGGCAGCGGCTTTCGCGACTTCACGCGTATCGCCGCGGGTTCGCCCGAAATGTGGCGCGATATTTTTCTGTCCAACCGCGATGCGATGCTGGCCGAACTGGCCGACGTGCGCGCGGTGCTGGACCGTGCCGAACGCGCCATTGCCGACGGCGATGGCGCGGCTTTGCTGACGCTGCTGGACACGGCGGCCCGCGCCCGCCGCAACTGGCGCAAGGAGTAG
- a CDS encoding HAD-IA family hydrolase, with amino-acid sequence MSALILFDFDGTLADTAPDLAAAANRQRTRKGLEPMPYEALRPVASQGARGLLRVALDLKPGDADYEPTRLQFLEDYAAGSTVHSKLFPGIEALLADIRSRGLSWGIVTNKVTYLTLPIVEYLDLTRDSAVLVCGDTTAHAKPHPLPLQHAAREAGFAVDRCVYVGDDLRDIQAAHAAGMPAVAAAYGYVGEDDNITAWEAETCANTPAELWSAIHPLLPSDLR; translated from the coding sequence ATGAGCGCCCTGATCCTGTTCGACTTCGACGGCACGCTGGCCGACACCGCCCCCGACCTGGCCGCCGCGGCCAACCGCCAGCGCACCCGCAAGGGCCTGGAACCGATGCCCTACGAGGCCTTGCGTCCGGTCGCATCCCAGGGCGCGCGCGGCCTGCTGCGCGTGGCGCTGGACCTGAAACCGGGCGACGCCGACTACGAGCCCACCCGCCTTCAGTTCCTGGAAGACTACGCCGCCGGCTCGACCGTCCACAGCAAGCTGTTTCCCGGCATCGAAGCGCTGCTGGCGGACATCCGCAGCCGCGGACTGTCCTGGGGCATCGTGACCAACAAGGTCACCTATCTGACGCTGCCCATCGTCGAATACCTGGACCTGACGCGCGACAGCGCGGTCCTGGTCTGCGGCGACACCACGGCGCACGCCAAGCCGCACCCGCTGCCGCTGCAGCACGCCGCGCGCGAAGCCGGCTTCGCCGTAGACCGCTGCGTCTATGTCGGCGACGACCTGCGCGACATCCAGGCCGCGCACGCGGCAGGCATGCCCGCGGTGGCGGCCGCTTACGGCTACGTCGGCGAGGACGACAACATCACGGCCTGGGAAGCGGAAACCTGCGCCAATACCCCCGCGGAACTCTGGTCCGCCATCCATCCGCTGCTGCCCAGCGATCTGCGCTAA
- the hisC gene encoding histidinol-phosphate transaminase, producing MTTASKPLVAPAHVSAIAPYQAGKPIEELAREFGLDPAGIVKLASNENPLGMPKSAREAMLAAAESLARYPDPNGFDLKSALAERYGVPMSWVTLGNGSNDILEIAALALLEPGVSAVYAQHSFAVYRLATQARGARHIVVPAKDYGHDLDAMFDAIADDTRLLFIANPNNPTGTFVPGDQIAAFLERVHAAHGDRVTVVLDEAYNEYLDPEFRFDSTALVRRYPNLIVSRTFSKAYGLAGLRVGFAVAQPALTDLLNRVRQPFNVNTLAQAAAIAALRDTAYLEEAYASNKAGKAQLCAAFERLKLRYVPSYGNFVLVHVGDAPRINLELLKRGVIVRPVAGDGLPEWLRVSIGLPQENERFIEALTAILSA from the coding sequence ATGACCACCGCATCCAAGCCCCTCGTTGCTCCGGCGCACGTCAGCGCCATCGCGCCTTACCAGGCGGGCAAGCCCATCGAAGAACTGGCCCGCGAATTCGGGCTGGACCCGGCCGGCATCGTCAAGCTGGCGTCCAATGAAAACCCGCTGGGCATGCCCAAGTCGGCGCGCGAGGCGATGCTGGCCGCGGCCGAGTCGCTGGCGCGCTATCCCGATCCCAACGGCTTCGACCTGAAGTCGGCGCTGGCTGAACGCTATGGCGTGCCGATGAGCTGGGTCACGCTGGGCAACGGCTCCAATGACATCCTGGAAATCGCGGCGCTGGCGCTGCTGGAGCCGGGCGTGTCGGCGGTCTATGCGCAGCATTCGTTCGCGGTCTACCGCCTGGCCACCCAGGCGCGCGGCGCGCGCCACATCGTGGTGCCGGCCAAGGACTATGGCCATGACCTGGACGCGATGTTCGATGCCATCGCCGACGACACGCGGCTGCTGTTCATCGCCAACCCGAACAACCCCACCGGCACCTTCGTGCCGGGCGACCAGATCGCGGCCTTCCTGGAGCGCGTCCACGCCGCCCACGGCGATCGCGTCACGGTGGTGCTGGACGAGGCCTACAACGAGTACCTCGATCCCGAGTTCCGCTTCGACAGCACCGCGCTGGTGCGCCGCTATCCCAACCTGATCGTGTCGCGCACCTTCTCCAAGGCCTACGGCCTGGCGGGGCTGCGCGTGGGCTTCGCGGTGGCGCAGCCCGCCCTGACGGATCTGCTGAATCGCGTGCGCCAGCCCTTCAACGTCAATACGCTGGCGCAGGCCGCGGCCATCGCCGCGCTGCGCGACACGGCCTACCTGGAAGAGGCCTATGCCTCCAACAAGGCGGGCAAGGCGCAGCTCTGCGCCGCGTTCGAGCGCCTGAAGCTGCGCTACGTGCCCAGCTACGGCAACTTCGTGCTGGTGCATGTGGGCGACGCCCCGCGCATCAACCTGGAACTGCTCAAGCGCGGCGTGATCGTGCGCCCGGTCGCCGGCGACGGCTTGCCGGAGTGGCTGCGGGTGTCCATCGGACTGCCGCAGGAAAACGAGCGGTTCATCGAAGCCCTGACCGCCATCCTGTCCGCATGA